From a region of the Fervidicoccaceae archaeon genome:
- a CDS encoding 4Fe-4S dicluster domain-containing protein produces the protein MGLRLEVDFSKCSGCKYCELWCSFKHEGFFSSTFSRIKIIKDDLREIDFPLICQNCEDAPCSKSCPTKALYFDEKEKKVKLDEFLCIGCGSCIDACPYGYLSMNPLKLKPLLCDLCGGQPECVKRCPTGALFLTSRDQQIEKPQKHELGKDYATALAAGLRLRSKWGIRDV, from the coding sequence ATGGGACTTCGCTTAGAAGTTGATTTTTCTAAATGCTCTGGATGCAAATATTGTGAGCTCTGGTGTTCCTTTAAACATGAAGGATTCTTCTCATCAACTTTCTCTAGAATAAAAATAATCAAAGATGATCTGAGAGAAATTGACTTTCCATTGATTTGTCAGAACTGTGAAGATGCTCCTTGCTCAAAAAGCTGTCCAACCAAGGCTCTATATTTCGATGAAAAAGAAAAGAAAGTTAAGCTTGATGAGTTTCTCTGCATTGGCTGCGGTTCATGCATAGACGCTTGTCCGTATGGCTACTTATCAATGAATCCTCTGAAATTGAAACCTCTTCTCTGTGATTTATGTGGAGGTCAGCCAGAATGTGTGAAAAGATGCCCAACGGGTGCTCTCTTTTTAACAAGCAGGGATCAACAGATTGAGAAGCCACAGAAGCATGAGCTTGGGAAAGATTATGCAACTGCCCTAGCAGCAGGTTTAAGATTAAGGAGCAAGTGGGGGATAAGAGATGTCTAA
- a CDS encoding sulfide-dependent adenosine diphosphate thiazole synthase produces MLESLITASILRDSLEDWITFSKGVDVIVVGAGPSGMAAAKYLAEKKIKVLLIERRLSVGGGIGGGGNLFHKVVLNSLAKDILEDFEIKYKKIEDSGLLVVDAVELMIRLANGVLDSGARILLGTSVEDVIVRDNPPSVHGVVTIWTAVEMSSLHVDPIFIPARATVDATGHGAEVIRALVKKNPNFGITLKGESSAYAEKSEKEVVEKTGKVIDGLYACGMSVAELYGLYRMGPIFSSMLLSGKKVAEIIARDLAV; encoded by the coding sequence ATGTTGGAATCCCTCATTACAGCTTCGATATTGAGAGATTCGCTTGAGGACTGGATCACCTTCTCCAAAGGGGTAGATGTGATAGTTGTTGGGGCAGGACCATCAGGAATGGCGGCAGCAAAATATCTTGCTGAGAAGAAGATCAAAGTTCTCCTCATAGAGAGGAGATTGAGCGTGGGAGGAGGTATTGGAGGTGGAGGAAATCTTTTTCACAAGGTGGTTTTGAACAGCCTGGCCAAAGATATCTTGGAGGATTTTGAAATTAAATACAAGAAGATTGAGGATTCTGGACTTCTAGTTGTGGATGCTGTGGAATTGATGATAAGACTTGCAAACGGTGTGCTGGATTCTGGAGCAAGAATATTATTGGGAACTTCTGTGGAAGATGTCATCGTGAGGGATAACCCTCCCTCTGTGCATGGGGTAGTTACCATTTGGACAGCAGTGGAAATGAGTAGTTTGCATGTTGATCCAATATTCATTCCAGCTAGAGCAACAGTAGACGCTACAGGACACGGTGCTGAAGTGATCAGAGCTCTCGTAAAGAAAAACCCCAATTTTGGAATCACTCTGAAGGGAGAGTCATCCGCATATGCAGAAAAATCAGAGAAAGAGGTCGTTGAGAAAACAGGTAAAGTGATTGATGGCCTATATGCCTGTGGTATGTCAGTTGCCGAGCTATACGGTCTCTATAGAATGGGCCCAATTTTCAGCTCTATGCTACTGTCGGGAAAAAAGGTTGCTGAGATCATAGCCAGGGATTTAGCCGTATAA
- a CDS encoding peroxiredoxin: protein MEILDASLVGEDGKEIKLKDLLKGKWTVLYVYPKDNTPGCTAEAKEFSEILSKFVELNVQVYGISMDSPSSHKKFKEKHGLNVPLLTDRDGSVIRKLGAWGKKSGEKEGIIRSTFIFDQEGKLVWRKIGVKPRGHAAEILSIVREMISEKKQ from the coding sequence ATGGAGATCTTGGATGCCAGTTTAGTTGGAGAAGATGGAAAGGAAATTAAATTGAAGGACTTATTAAAAGGAAAATGGACTGTTCTATATGTATATCCAAAGGATAACACACCTGGATGTACTGCTGAGGCAAAAGAATTTTCTGAAATATTATCAAAGTTCGTTGAACTAAACGTACAGGTTTATGGAATAAGCATGGATTCGCCCTCTTCACATAAAAAATTCAAGGAAAAGCATGGTTTGAATGTCCCTTTGCTAACTGACAGAGATGGAAGTGTGATACGAAAACTTGGTGCTTGGGGAAAAAAGAGCGGTGAAAAAGAAGGGATCATTAGAAGCACGTTCATTTTCGATCAGGAAGGTAAGTTAGTTTGGAGAAAAATCGGGGTTAAGCCTAGGGGTCATGCAGCAGAAATCCTCTCAATAGTAAGGGAAATGATTTCTGAGAAGAAGCAATAA
- a CDS encoding BMP family ABC transporter substrate-binding protein, whose protein sequence is MRTVSTAIVGAIVVIVIAVAILGIYLAERGGAPSATTTVPATTTSPPKTTTNLSRNSICIVYDVGGRGDLSFNDMAYLGASRAAKDFGLKLVEAQSTSQNDYLPNLNTMAQSGSCLVIVAVGFLMADAVNQTAAQYPNQNFAIIDAVVPQPNVLSVTFKEEEGSALAGALAAMIAHYYNYSSVGVVLGMEIPVLYKFEAGYYWGIRYGEQLYQQYTGQNVTPLNVLWTYTGSFNDPAKGKTATQAQLAQGAGIVYNVAGATGLGIFDAVEEYNMQRGRTMGPPFAIGVDSDQDWIKPGYIIASVEKRVDIGVYDAVQRALSFYSGNISKYGGQLVLGLNEGGVALSSLDDLNTFLQIAVQAGKTVNQTQIFQKVGSMRNSIPQWIWQAVANLTNTLKVNQNISAYGLKFSDIESLIVNNALDSAKIKDIRAKLGVPTG, encoded by the coding sequence ATGAGAACTGTCTCAACAGCAATAGTAGGAGCTATTGTTGTTATAGTAATAGCAGTTGCAATTTTGGGAATTTACTTGGCAGAAAGAGGCGGAGCTCCTTCTGCAACTACTACAGTACCAGCAACTACAACATCCCCACCTAAAACTACAACCAATCTCTCTAGGAACAGTATCTGCATTGTTTATGACGTTGGCGGGAGAGGAGATCTAAGCTTCAATGACATGGCATATCTGGGGGCAAGCAGAGCTGCAAAGGACTTTGGTCTTAAGCTTGTGGAGGCTCAGAGCACTTCCCAAAACGATTACCTACCAAATCTCAATACAATGGCCCAAAGCGGAAGTTGCTTGGTAATTGTAGCAGTTGGCTTCTTGATGGCTGATGCTGTTAATCAGACAGCTGCCCAATATCCTAATCAGAACTTCGCAATAATTGATGCAGTTGTCCCGCAACCAAATGTTCTGAGCGTAACATTCAAGGAGGAGGAAGGCAGCGCGCTAGCTGGAGCACTAGCTGCCATGATAGCCCACTACTATAACTATTCATCCGTTGGTGTGGTGCTGGGGATGGAGATTCCAGTTCTCTATAAATTCGAGGCAGGATATTACTGGGGAATAAGGTATGGGGAGCAGCTCTATCAGCAATACACAGGTCAAAATGTAACTCCCCTCAATGTGCTTTGGACATATACCGGATCTTTCAATGATCCAGCAAAGGGAAAAACAGCAACACAGGCTCAGCTTGCTCAGGGTGCTGGAATAGTCTACAACGTAGCAGGAGCAACAGGTCTGGGCATATTCGATGCGGTTGAAGAGTACAACATGCAGAGAGGAAGAACCATGGGACCACCTTTTGCCATTGGAGTTGACAGCGACCAGGATTGGATAAAGCCAGGCTACATTATAGCAAGCGTAGAAAAGAGAGTCGATATAGGAGTATACGATGCAGTCCAGAGAGCGTTGAGCTTTTATTCAGGGAACATTTCCAAGTATGGAGGACAATTAGTGCTGGGGCTGAACGAGGGAGGAGTTGCTCTTAGCTCCCTCGACGATCTCAATACGTTCCTTCAGATAGCTGTGCAGGCTGGAAAGACTGTAAACCAGACGCAGATCTTCCAGAAGGTTGGCAGCATGAGAAACTCCATACCTCAGTGGATATGGCAGGCAGTTGCCAATCTGACCAACACGCTCAAGGTGAATCAAAACATCTCTGCTTATGGGCTGAAATTCTCCGATATTGAATCGCTAATAGTGAACAATGCTCTTGATTCAGCAAAAATTAAAGATATACGAGCGAAGCTTGGAGTTCCAACTGGATAA
- a CDS encoding ABC transporter ATP-binding protein yields the protein MSSQEENAIEMLNITKVYPDGVVALNDVSLTIKKGEIHGILGENGAGKTTLMRILYGNIRPTRGKIKINGEEVSFKSSADAIKKGIGMVHQHPALVPVFTARENIFLGIPSRQKGEDRLKELIETTGLKVPLEERVEDLSLGIAQRIEILKVLYRGADILILDEPTTNMTSEEVREFFVSLRNLKKMGKTILFISHKLKEVLEITDRITVLRRGKVSGNLETVRATPEELARLMVGREVFLKIEKPIIAPGETVLQVSDLWVRRWDKSWAVKGVAFEVKKGEIFGIAGVEGNGQSELVEAITGLRKPEKGKIILKGKEVTNFSPSSLYEMGMAHIPEDRQRTGLILDMSVWENSILGMHKKRRFVNSLKIFNSRAIYNYVEELIKRYEIVVSRLDTPVRRLSGGNQQKVVVSRELSKDPELIIAAQPTRGLDVGATEYIRRLLVDLKTKGKAVLLVSSDIDEIMELSDRVAVMYDGEFMGIAETFSLNEREIGMMMGGYRLSEIMRGG from the coding sequence ATGTCAAGCCAAGAAGAGAACGCTATTGAAATGCTGAACATAACGAAGGTTTATCCTGATGGTGTAGTAGCACTGAATGATGTTTCACTCACGATAAAAAAGGGAGAAATTCACGGAATTTTAGGAGAAAACGGCGCAGGAAAGACAACACTGATGAGAATATTGTACGGAAACATAAGGCCAACAAGGGGAAAAATAAAGATAAACGGAGAAGAGGTGAGCTTCAAAAGCAGTGCTGATGCGATAAAAAAGGGAATAGGCATGGTTCATCAGCATCCAGCACTGGTTCCGGTTTTTACTGCAAGGGAAAACATATTTCTGGGCATTCCATCCAGACAGAAAGGTGAAGATAGATTAAAGGAACTCATTGAAACCACAGGGCTCAAAGTCCCGTTGGAGGAGAGAGTTGAGGATCTCTCTCTAGGGATAGCCCAAAGGATCGAGATTCTCAAGGTGCTCTACAGGGGGGCAGATATACTCATTCTAGACGAGCCCACAACAAACATGACCAGCGAAGAAGTTAGAGAATTCTTTGTAAGCCTTCGAAACTTGAAAAAGATGGGTAAAACAATTCTCTTCATATCTCACAAGCTAAAGGAAGTTTTGGAGATAACCGATAGGATCACTGTTCTTAGGAGGGGAAAAGTCAGTGGCAATTTGGAGACAGTTAGAGCAACTCCCGAGGAGCTTGCCAGGCTAATGGTAGGAAGAGAAGTTTTTCTCAAAATAGAGAAGCCTATCATTGCTCCGGGAGAGACTGTCCTGCAAGTTAGCGATCTCTGGGTGAGAAGATGGGACAAATCTTGGGCAGTGAAGGGAGTAGCATTTGAAGTAAAGAAAGGGGAAATATTCGGAATAGCAGGAGTTGAGGGCAACGGACAGAGCGAGCTAGTAGAAGCAATAACTGGCCTGAGAAAGCCAGAGAAAGGGAAGATCATTCTGAAAGGGAAAGAAGTTACAAATTTTTCTCCATCATCACTCTATGAAATGGGAATGGCACATATACCTGAGGATAGACAGAGAACCGGTCTCATTCTTGACATGAGTGTATGGGAGAACTCTATCCTTGGAATGCACAAGAAAAGAAGATTTGTCAATTCTCTCAAAATATTCAATAGCAGAGCAATTTACAATTATGTTGAGGAGCTTATCAAGCGATATGAAATAGTTGTCTCGAGACTAGACACTCCTGTTCGGAGACTAAGTGGAGGGAACCAGCAGAAAGTAGTTGTCAGCAGAGAGCTATCGAAGGATCCTGAACTAATAATAGCAGCACAACCTACTAGAGGACTAGATGTAGGAGCGACTGAGTATATTAGAAGACTGCTCGTTGATCTTAAAACAAAGGGAAAAGCAGTTCTACTCGTATCAAGTGATATAGATGAGATCATGGAACTCAGCGACAGAGTGGCAGTTATGTACGATGGAGAGTTCATGGGTATAGCGGAGACATTCTCTCTCAATGAGAGAGAGATAGGAATGATGATGGGAGGATATAGGTTGAGTGAAATAATGAGAGGGGGCTGA
- a CDS encoding ABC transporter permease yields MNTLSRIKEKYGESIVGFLEVTLAAAIGLGASAVLIRAGGYSPADAFYYLFRGSFGSLYSLYTTLSYSIPLMLTGLAFAVSVRAGLFNIGAEGQVYISALGAIIAASIAMPSYLYLPMEFLIGILLAVLWSLAAGALKVWKGVNEVVSTIMLNWIAFWIVEYARANIYYDPLSPDRTIRIPLAGRLPLLVANTSLYSGIIISIGVVVVMYIIMWKTAVGYEIRAVGLNLFASKYGGIKTSLVALEAFAISGLLSGLAGVMETIGRPPTYAIVTGLTNLVNLGFNGIAVSLIGRNNPIGIIPASIFIGALTAGATSMQIFAGVPLEMVQAVQGIIVIVLAIPGLIRILKSYIKR; encoded by the coding sequence TTGAACACTCTATCAAGGATAAAGGAAAAATATGGAGAAAGCATTGTTGGCTTTCTAGAAGTAACACTGGCTGCTGCTATTGGGCTTGGGGCTTCTGCTGTTCTAATTAGGGCAGGTGGTTACAGCCCCGCCGATGCTTTTTACTACCTTTTCAGAGGATCTTTCGGCTCTCTCTATAGCTTATATACAACTTTGAGCTATTCCATTCCTCTTATGCTCACAGGCCTCGCCTTCGCTGTTAGTGTTAGGGCTGGACTTTTTAACATTGGGGCAGAGGGACAAGTGTATATATCTGCTTTAGGAGCGATAATAGCGGCATCAATAGCCATGCCATCCTACCTCTACCTTCCAATGGAATTCTTAATAGGGATTTTACTAGCAGTGCTCTGGTCATTGGCAGCTGGAGCATTGAAGGTCTGGAAGGGAGTAAACGAGGTAGTTTCTACAATAATGCTCAACTGGATAGCATTCTGGATTGTCGAGTACGCTAGAGCGAACATTTACTATGATCCCCTTTCTCCAGACAGAACCATTAGAATACCACTCGCAGGAAGATTGCCTCTCCTTGTTGCTAATACATCACTCTATTCAGGAATAATAATTTCAATAGGGGTAGTGGTTGTCATGTACATTATAATGTGGAAAACAGCAGTGGGCTATGAGATTAGAGCAGTTGGACTGAATCTTTTTGCCTCAAAATATGGAGGTATAAAGACATCGTTGGTTGCTTTGGAGGCATTTGCTATAAGCGGTTTGCTGAGTGGATTAGCAGGAGTTATGGAGACAATTGGTAGACCGCCCACATATGCAATTGTGACTGGGCTCACAAATCTCGTCAATTTGGGTTTCAATGGGATAGCCGTATCATTGATTGGAAGAAACAATCCCATAGGCATAATTCCAGCATCCATATTTATTGGAGCTCTAACTGCGGGAGCAACATCGATGCAGATATTTGCTGGCGTTCCGCTTGAAATGGTTCAAGCTGTTCAAGGAATTATTGTAATAGTTCTAGCAATTCCTGGACTCATAAGAATTTTGAAATCTTACATAAAGAGGTGA
- a CDS encoding ABC transporter permease, giving the protein MDSSMIANILIQTAYASTPLLLASTGEILSERAGIVNIGLEGIMLLSAFIGVVVGDGLKNPLAGILAAVALGALIGLMHGFITAYLKGDHIVSGLGINLFALGFVPYGIYAVWGVRGYYNPSTQAKVPSVFGVSPIFISSIIIVFLVYYLLFHTRFGLSLRSCGEDPRSADASGIRVERMQLLAAVIGSSLSGLAGVFMSLDWLTTITKDLPAGRGFIALAIVNFANWNPLLGLLGSYLFGFFWVIIEWLKISALKQIIPVTLLNIIPYVATLAVTAGVLGRSRPPKYAGVPYKKE; this is encoded by the coding sequence ATGGATTCATCTATGATAGCAAACATCCTTATTCAGACAGCATATGCTTCAACCCCCCTCCTCCTCGCCTCTACGGGGGAGATACTTTCAGAGAGGGCAGGAATTGTGAATATAGGATTGGAGGGAATAATGCTCCTCTCAGCCTTCATAGGAGTGGTAGTTGGGGATGGTCTCAAGAACCCTTTGGCTGGAATCTTGGCTGCCGTAGCTTTGGGAGCCCTAATTGGGCTCATGCACGGATTCATAACAGCCTACTTAAAGGGGGATCACATTGTCAGTGGCTTGGGGATAAACCTCTTTGCCTTGGGCTTCGTGCCGTATGGCATCTATGCTGTTTGGGGAGTGAGGGGCTATTACAATCCCAGCACTCAGGCTAAGGTTCCGAGCGTCTTTGGTGTCTCTCCAATATTCATAAGCAGCATCATCATCGTTTTCCTAGTTTACTATTTGCTGTTTCATACGCGCTTTGGACTTTCTCTGAGGTCTTGCGGTGAGGATCCCCGCTCAGCCGATGCTTCTGGGATAAGAGTCGAGAGAATGCAGTTGCTGGCAGCGGTCATAGGATCATCTCTCTCTGGCCTGGCAGGTGTTTTCATGTCCTTAGATTGGCTCACTACCATAACTAAAGATCTTCCTGCTGGGAGAGGATTCATAGCTCTCGCAATCGTTAATTTTGCCAATTGGAATCCACTGCTCGGGTTGCTTGGCAGTTATCTCTTCGGGTTCTTCTGGGTAATCATAGAGTGGCTCAAAATATCAGCACTGAAACAGATCATTCCTGTAACTCTTCTGAATATAATCCCGTATGTGGCAACCTTGGCTGTAACAGCAGGAGTCCTGGGAAGATCTAGACCCCCCAAATATGCAGGAGTCCCATATAAGAAGGAGTGA
- a CDS encoding NAD(P)-dependent oxidoreductase has protein sequence MNVAVVRSPKLELFGIFTDAIEKLKEISNVVEIYGSDNEADLAEQLRGYSVAITEPMLPKFGKKFFELNDDIKMIFVHGRGYDNVDVSAARKKGIIVARVPGWCENEAVAEHALALLLEGVKMLWKARIWVSSGEWKRVGESGGFFFSKSIRGMKIGIIGYGYIGKRFAEILKGGFGTSVLVYDPYVPSQKILDEGFQPFVDLHEMLREVDAVSIHAELTEETYHMIGRKEIEEMKDKVILINTARGAIIDTEALIHGLKIGKIGFAGLDVIEGEPIGSDHPLLSFPNVLITPHVAYATNEAIKCMDYSTVDAVKSFIEGKAILEQIF, from the coding sequence TTGAACGTAGCAGTAGTTAGGTCTCCCAAGCTAGAGCTATTCGGAATTTTTACAGATGCCATTGAAAAGCTCAAGGAAATTTCCAATGTTGTTGAGATCTATGGCTCAGACAATGAAGCAGACCTAGCAGAACAGCTGCGCGGCTACTCTGTGGCAATTACAGAACCAATGCTTCCTAAATTTGGAAAAAAATTTTTTGAGCTTAATGATGATATAAAGATGATTTTTGTTCATGGAAGAGGATACGATAACGTGGATGTTTCCGCAGCGAGAAAAAAGGGGATTATTGTAGCAAGAGTTCCTGGTTGGTGCGAGAACGAAGCAGTCGCCGAACATGCTTTAGCTCTCTTATTGGAAGGAGTAAAAATGCTGTGGAAAGCTCGCATTTGGGTTTCGAGCGGAGAGTGGAAGAGGGTTGGTGAAAGCGGCGGCTTCTTCTTCTCTAAGAGCATAAGAGGAATGAAAATAGGAATCATAGGATATGGATATATAGGAAAGAGATTTGCAGAAATCTTGAAGGGAGGATTCGGCACAAGCGTCTTAGTATATGATCCCTATGTTCCTTCTCAGAAGATTCTTGATGAGGGTTTTCAGCCCTTTGTCGATCTCCACGAAATGCTAAGAGAGGTTGATGCAGTTTCTATTCATGCCGAACTAACAGAGGAAACTTATCACATGATTGGACGGAAGGAGATTGAGGAAATGAAAGATAAAGTAATCCTGATAAACACAGCAAGAGGAGCAATAATAGACACAGAGGCGCTCATACATGGATTAAAAATTGGAAAAATTGGCTTTGCTGGCTTGGATGTAATTGAGGGAGAACCTATAGGTAGCGATCATCCTCTGCTATCTTTTCCAAACGTCCTAATAACTCCGCATGTAGCTTATGCTACAAATGAAGCTATAAAATGCATGGACTATTCCACAGTTGATGCGGTAAAATCTTTCATTGAAGGAAAAGCAATCTTAGAGCAAATATTTTAA